Genomic window (Zingiber officinale cultivar Zhangliang chromosome 2B, Zo_v1.1, whole genome shotgun sequence):
AAAGGAGAAGGATGCAGCTGGGCATCTCGCCTACGCTTAAAAGCACAGCCATCAGCATTAGTCATTTCCAGTTTCCTCCGCACTCCTCTCACAGCCTGCTCTTCTGCTGGTGAAAGAGGAAAAATCTGCCTACTCACTCTGCAGAGAGAACTATGGTTATCATACAAAATCCTCTGGTCACAATTATTATCGCAGATGTGTGTCAATCCTGTTAATTTGCACCGGTACACATTCCCAAACACAAGCTCATTTTGGCATCTGTTATCACATTTATGACTAGGAATTGACCCTTCCTTGTTAAGAATACTGGACAAATAAATCACATTGCTTGACTCAGCAATCATGGATTTGCCAAATACCTCCATGTCAGATGATGCTACGGCTCTTGGGCGTGTAAAAGTCACTGCAACTGCAACCCAGAGAGAAAATTTTACTTATTTCCGTTGACATCACACAACATGCCAATTGAAGCTTAGAAGATAACTGTCATTTTCTTGACATGACAAGAGAAAAAATAATCACAATCGCAAACAACAGGAATGATGATGCAGCAAAGTTTGATAGTAAACCGCCATACCGTCATACTTAGAGCAAGCTGCAAGGAATTAGCGGTTAAGCAAATCACAGGAAGCGTGATAGTTCACTAGGAAGTTTATGCATCTTCTAGCTTTAAAAAATTTCCTCAACGCTTCAAAATATTCCTTTGCTCACCCAAAATAATTTTTCCCCAATAATAAAGGAATAAAAATGTCATTGTCCGATTAGAGGTAAGCAAGTTCCACGTTACGAATCAAAATGAAGAGATTCATCATTTTGACAACACTCAGATTTACAAGGTAAATAATGGGAGCTAATCAGTTTTATCCTATTTTAACATTTATCTGGCTGCCGGCAAACTGGTAAATAATTATAATGAAAATATGAATAGTATACACAACTAATTTCTCAAGATGAGATTGTTGGTTTTCTCAAGCAcccagaagaagaaggaaaaaaaaccctaaacaaattccaAAAGCAAGAGCCTTTACCTGCAAAGAGAGGTGGAAGGATCGAACCGAGATGGATCCCTAAATCAAAAAGACGATGGCGAATATTGGAAACCCTAACAGCGGATCGCTTCCCTGCCTTCCTATCCTCCTCGCCCTGGTCCCTGATCGATGAGCACAATTGTTCAATTATATAAGCACAGAAATGGACAAAGTCGTCTCGGCTCTGCGGCTCATCAATCTCTGTAGTCTAAGCCGAACCGAGCTAAGCCGACCCGGAGCAGGTGAAGCGAGAGTGAAGTGCCACGCGGCATTTGGTGAGTTTGGGTAGACGGATTCGCGCGTGATCGGTGGATGGTCACATGACTTTTAATTGGAACAACGTGGCGAATTAATTGTGGGGGCCTATTCTTGGTCTTTTCACATTGGATGTTTGTTTGAATAGATTCGCGCGTGTTTGTTTGAAACACCGTTGGATCAAGATCCAATGGCATTAAGAAGAGGAACTCTAGTGCTAGATTTTACTCAAACCGACGCAGCTAACAACAACAATTAAGTTGTATCGTATATGGATCAACTAAATGAATCTTTTATATAATTTGATACGGTGCAAAATAAGTGTATTAAGTTATTATTTAAGTATAGGTGGTTTGATCGCCGGTTATAATAAATTTgtaaagatattttttaaataggGCATGTAATTATAAAATATTAGGCTTTTGAGCCGTCCATTATAAACACTTCTTGATTTACTCTGGTAGTCGAT
Coding sequences:
- the LOC122045509 gene encoding uncharacterized protein LOC122045509 yields the protein MEVFGKSMIAESSNVIYLSSILNKEGSIPSHKCDNRCQNELVFGNVYRCKLTGLTHICDNNCDQRILYDNHSSLCRVSRQIFPLSPAEEQAVRGVRRKLEMTNADGCAFKRRRDAQLHPSPFERTCSAVSPICSQIGDGMDMS